AGCGCGGCTCGTTGCGGTGGATCGAACATCCGGAGTACGGGCGCATCGTCGTCCCCACGACACCGCTGCGCTTCAGCGGCGAGGACGCTGCCGTTGCGTACCAGCCGAGCGCTCGCCTTGGCGCCGACACGACGGCGATCCTCGAGGAGCGCCTCTCGCTGGACGCCGCTCAGGTCGAGGAGCTGCGCGCACAGCAGGTGCTTTGACGTTGGTCGGTCAGACGGCCTGCCTGCCGCCGTCGGCCGGCAGCGTCACGCCGTTGACGTAGCTCGCAAGGTCCGAGGCGAGGAAAACAGCAGGCCCCGCGATCTCTTCAGGCCGGCCCAGCCGGCCGGCCGGAATTCGAGCCATGAAGCGGCCCAGCCGCTGCGGATCGTTGCGGGTGGCCTCGGTCATCTCCGTCTCGATCACGCCTGGCGCGATGGCGTTGACACGAATGCCATCCCTGGCGAGATCGGCCGTCATGGCTTGCGTCAGCATCTTGACGGCGCCCTTCGAGGGTGAATAGCCGACGCAGCCGGGCAGGCCCGTGAGGGCTGCGCCGGAGGCGATGTTGATCACGCATCCGCGTGTCCTGCGCAAGGCCGGCAGGAACGCATGCATCGCGTTGAAGGTGCCGAAGTAGTTCACCTCCATGAGTCGTCGAACCGCCTCGTGGACACGCGGGCTGTCCACGCTCTCCCGGATCATCAGGCCGGCGTTGTTGACCAGCACCTGCAGGTCGCCGATGTCGCGCTGAACGTCGGCGGCCAGCCGCGCACAGGCTTCGGGATCCGACACATCGAGCGCGAAGGCCCACGCAGAGCCGCCGCTGGCTTCGATCTCCGCCTGGATCTCGGTGCAAGAGGCGCGGTCGATGTCGGTCACGATGACGCGGGCGCCTGCGTGGGCATAGGCCAGCGCGATCGCGCGGCCGATGCCCCGACCGGCTCCAGTCACCAGGGCCAGCTTGCCTTCCAGCAACAGCACGGGATGCATCTCGCTTCCTTCCTAGATCACGTCTTGCTCGCGCAGGGTCCGTCGCTTCGCCTCGTCGTAGCCGAGGAGTTCGGCGAGCACTTCATCCGTG
The Piscinibacter sp. XHJ-5 DNA segment above includes these coding regions:
- a CDS encoding glucose 1-dehydrogenase, translating into MHPVLLLEGKLALVTGAGRGIGRAIALAYAHAGARVIVTDIDRASCTEIQAEIEASGGSAWAFALDVSDPEACARLAADVQRDIGDLQVLVNNAGLMIRESVDSPRVHEAVRRLMEVNYFGTFNAMHAFLPALRRTRGCVINIASGAALTGLPGCVGYSPSKGAVKMLTQAMTADLARDGIRVNAIAPGVIETEMTEATRNDPQRLGRFMARIPAGRLGRPEEIAGPAVFLASDLASYVNGVTLPADGGRQAV